CAGCATTGtttagaggtcttctccacataaatgcggccagaaaagtagttgcagtgcatttaatgaggtggtagtagctttcccttagatatttttgggttttcttcaTTCTCGTATGTTCATAAAGCACGTTCCTATCATTGGAGCTTCTAGGAGGGTCACTCTAATTGCTAGAATACGTACTTGAGCTGTATTCATCGTATCTAAAGAGGAGTTTCTCCTTGGACCATATTTCATTCATTCCTTacttatgagactttaaattgGAACCCTTCATAACTATTTGTCCCTCCTCGGACCATACAACGTCCTCGGACAAAGCCCtaggcccaatatatgattttgAGCCCTTATCCTTACAATCTCAATAGTACTTTTCTTTTACCTagaaatataatatatacaaGGATATCTTATTttcatgaaattaaaattttgactcGGCAAATATGtagggagtttttttttttttttaaacataaaaacaGTGCCcataagaaaatttattttctcacacCTATGGCCGTACACACACATGTTTAATTCAAATTAAACTTTCTAACGTTTTTGTACTCAAAACGTTTAACAATAATTATAGTAATGAATGGCTATTACTAAAGGTTTGGATAGCAAACCGTATGAACATTTTTATGCTAGTTGAggattcgcttattttgttgaaattaaaaaaaatttgttgaaaatactgtagataaaggtaaaagttaactaaaataatgtaatggaactcataaatagtaccaaaaaatacagtgaaacccataaatagtaataaaaataagttgacaaaaataatctttgccaaACAGATATTGACTATAGCATACCGAACACTAAGGACAAAAGCTCTCAAATGATAgatttggtcattttgattataaaaagaagttaaaaggTATACtattaaatcaattaaatcagcaattaatcaatatttagaatatttcattttatataaaaatatttctatatatatatagaatcaaGGTTAAATTATTGCTAGTATAACTCTTTGttattgttagtttgttatacttattttttttgggttaaaattacattttgaaaatcttatagATGAATGGcacattcaaatttttttttttttttttcacatcccTACTCAtgtttatgaataattttaaaagacccaaaaaaaaaaaaaaaaaccttgaagcTTAACATTTTAAAGATAAATGAGATATTTACAAGCATGTTGATTATAAGAAGACATGCAATcaaaagattatttttttaaaaaaaaatccaataaaacgTAATTTAAGTCTATAATATTAACAAATATTACATACTTTAAGTGTAATTCGAACCtaatttttctccctttctaaTCAAAAGCGATAGATTCGAACCTAATTATAAAAAGCAAAAGGTGTCAGTGTCAGTTagttcttgaaaaaaaaaaaaaaaaaaaaaagaaggagaaaggagaaagaagaaagaaacccCCTAATAATTATCCTGATCTAAGATAACAGTACTTGGCTTTGTAATTCCCAAGAAACCCCTTAAAATGATTGTCCTGATCTAAGATTGCCGCTGACTTTGTTGGgccaaatatttaatttaaatataagtGCAATAAATATGATTACAATAATCAATAAAGTATCTTTCGTGTTTTGTATTCTCGTTGTAAACTTGTCAATTATCTCTAAAAAGTCATATTGAGTTAGTTTGTTACCTAACTCATATCATCTTTATGCAAATTGAAATTTCTGTCTCATACATAATCATAAAATTAGTATGTAgttttgtgtatatatacaggtataattaaaaataattacaattatacGGTTTAaatttttacagttttttagAAGAGATTCcaattatacatggtattagtttatacttttttaaaaccatacatttctaaaatatgttatggtttcttattatttatatatatatatatatatatatatgatttagaatttaattggtttaaactcttccatttttacatctaataattcacttgccacaaaaattaaaaacttagataaaCACATGGtgaaaaattatactttaattgaaatccaatttaaaatctaattgaatttggaCTTTTCGATTTTTatacccaataattcacttagcacaaaattaaaaattaaatgagacacatgatgcaaaattaagtatccaattaaaatctaattggattttctctaagttttggcTATTGATATATACTAGTGTGTAGTCCTGTGCATATATACgtgtacaattaaaaaaaataacaattataaggttcaaattatatattttttttagaagaggttCAAATTATTCATGGCATtagcttacattttttttaaaccatacatttctaaaatttgtaatggtttctcattatatatataaatatatatataatttataatttaattggttttagactctttagtttttgcactcaataattcacttgccacaaaaattaataatggtGCAAACAAgagaattcaattaaaatctaatttgattCTCTATGTAACACGTGCAtatgtataaataaatttaaaattaaacacaatttttatcataaaaatataaataattagtcaattttttttaaaaaaagagtaaacataattagtcatatattaaaattcttacccaaatttaatactacttatgataattttttttataatttttaataagatagaatgtgtggtgatttttgttgtgtgatgatttttattgagtatatgagattagttttttttttaatttaattttatagttcattaatattagatttttagtattttgcacaCATTAACTCACtttgcacaaaaatttaaaaacttaagtGAATAATTATAGTGTGGTCCCCACATAACtcactttctttgagttttacctcaatgtgtgtgtatatatatatatatatatataatttggtttATAGTTAAACAGATTGAAGCAGTTTAggctaaaagcctaaaagccaagaataaaaagacaaataaatagtATCTATCTATGTTGCCAAAGTTTATCTACATTGAAAGGTCAGTCTTCTAGCAGATATAATTATATGCTTATAAATGTCTACTTCtaactttctatttttaaagGATAAAACTTTGGTGCTTATATTATATAGAAATAATACTTTTAGCTGGACATTCTTCTAGAAACAAATTTGTGTTtgctttcaaattaaaatttcctactttttaattttgaagCACTTATCACTTTGCCACCATTTTTGTCCACTTGCCGAGCCTCTCACCTCAACCAAACACTGTTTAATTCATTAATGAAGAGCACAATGGAATGttgttttcatttgttttttttttttttttccttttcggTAATTGTGAGTGGTGAGACCCAAGTCATGAAATTACAGCCATATCTGTATGACCGGCACTTCCTTTCCCACGAGGGTCTTGTTTGGATGCATCCCTTTCATCCTCTAGAAGAcgtatttatttgttttgttcatttgggttttcttctttttccttttgtctttTCTAATCTCTAGAAATTAATGAAAGACAATTCCTCTGGTATCTGTGAGGTAAACGTATCTGAGACTGAGAGAGCAAAGGCCACGCGCTACTTAGTACTTAGAAAAAgatatggaaaaaataaaaacactttgGGACCACGTTCTTAGTAGGATAATGATCCAAGAAATGATTGACTTTAAGGTGGATTGAAATTATCTTGTTCCAATCTATTACGTGATAATTGAAAAGAtcatttatttgtaattttcatcatataatttttttaatgaataatgatatatttaaataatatatatgaatagtTTTATAATTCGTCAcgtaataaaattaaaaaaaaaaaattagtactaGACTTGTTTAGacctaaactttgtcctaatgATCCTCTTTATGTCAAGTCTTCcgtttgtttctaaaatttaaaaataaatcctgtccattttgtccactttactgtttagattttataaaaactatatatatatatatatatatatatgagtacaTTTATGAAAGTCTGCAATTTAAAATGTCTCTTATCTCATTTAAAAGTCTACTAGAGTTTAATGTGTCCGAATgataaaactgttttttttttttttttttgtgtggtacTTTTCGATTTTATATAATCTATGCACATTattaatgtataattttaatttaaaataaaggatataagagaattgcacccaaaaaaatgtgcaaataagaaataacatttttctttctttcttctttccccTATCAATAAACACCAAACTCTTTCCTGGAATAAGAAAAGGGtaaaggacaaaaaaaagaagagggtTGTGGAATTGAAAGGAATATTAAAAGAGTTAAAGAGTAAATAATTTGATGATTGATGATAGGAAAAGATTTTCCCTATTTCACAAAAAGAAGCAAAGCCGTGGTTCCCAGAACTTGGCATTCAGGCATCCTCTCTCTCAGAAATGAGAAACCTCAAGAGCAGAGAGTAGGTACCACCGTACAAGTTCTAAGCTGTTCATAACTTCATATGCTACACGTGAACAACGCTTTCAATCTCTTACGTAACCGCGTGGTTTTCTTCTGCTAATAAATTTGATAACCAAAAGTCAGTCTTGAAACACGAAACGTGCCACCAGAAATAGTACTACATATGAAAAAATCTTGGGCACTACATATATGTTTTGTCAGATTTCTAACTGTCGGCCAAAGAATTATGAAACATACTAACTTTAACTACATGATAAGAGCAAGTCGACCACTATATACCGCATAtatgttttgtcaaatttctaaCTGTGGGCCAAAGGATTGTGAAACATGTTAACCTTTACTACATGATAAGAGCAAGTAGACCACTGTATACCTTCGTGGCATAATAATCACTTTACAATTATAAATACTTGTATGGTGTGCGAGATAAAGACCGAGATTCAAGTCTTTATGAAGAAATCTTACACATACATACACCCAAATTATGATAGAGTATAATTCTATCTCagatcaacccaaaaaaaaaaaaaaaagtagcacaCATTTTTATCTCAAAGTACGGTAACATGGTGCTCTCTTCTCTCACTTTCATGATAGACTCCCACATCACCTTACTCCTTAAGTATCTAATAATTACTTAAGATAATTACTCAAGATAATTACTCAAGAAAACTTGCCCAGTACCAGGCCAAGTTTTTGGTTAGTGTGCAGTGATCATTATTATGTAGAGAACTACAGAAGTTAACTTGGCCTGGTACTGGGCAAGTTTTTGGTTAGTCTGCAGTGATCATTATTATGTAGAGAACTACAGTCTGCAGTGATCATTATTATGTAGAGAACTACAGAAGTTAACTTGGCCTGGTACTGAGCAAGTTTTTGGTTAGTCTGCAGTGATCATTATTATGTAGAGAACTACAGAAGTTAACTTGCCCAGTACCAGGCCAAGTTAACTTCTGTAGTTCTCTACATAATAATGATCACTGCAGACTAACCAAAACCCGTTCATTGACACATTCAAAAatactgaaaaatatttttttaataattaacatttaaattgtttaataaaaataattatatgtaATAGCATATAAACTAAATCTAAATgctataaaagaagaagaaagtgatttTATAGCCATATCAAACACTATTCAATCTCCTTCAACATTTCCAAATTCATACATCTGCAAATTCTGCACACATCAAACAGAGCGTATgactttaatttaaattatatttacacaaaaacagCCACAGGAGAGTTGGTCAGATCCCTACTTTCGCTAACTTCTAAGAAAGATCATGATGAGGGAGGAAGATGCAGCTGGCTTTTGCTACTTTGACTTGTGTTCTCTCGATCTTCCACTTATCCAACATTGAAATAGCAGTTGCTAAGAACCTTTGCAACACCTGCAGTGAGAAACAGTCAAGACCTTCTCTGAAGAAGAGAACAGTAACAAATTCACAGGCATGTCACATGCAttcacaaaacacaaacatgtcAAAGTCGCTTGCTCACCAGAAACAGAGCTTTTCCAGAAATTGTTCTAGTCAAAATTTTCATCGTCTTTAATGTACTTTTCTTGCACAGCAGCAACTGTAAACTTCTTTGTTAAGCaaaactcatgcatttcatttcaAGTAACTAAAGATCAAAGATACCCCATGAAATAAAGACATTTGATAAGCCCATACATATCTtgcaaaattgaagaaattccTTCAGGGTCCTGTTTACCAAAAATCAACATGCACAGGGAACCATCTCATATAAATGCTAAGTATTCAATACTGTGCtcaaaaggatttttttttttttaattaaaaaaaatggctaAGAAAAGAATGACAAAGCAGTATAATCACCGGATCAGAAAAGTTCACTATTATGTACTGCACACTAGTGgacataaagaaaataataggtACACAATCTCTAATCCACCTATAACTAATGTAATCCTGAAAGACTTGAAATATTAAATGGTTGTATATTTGAATTTGAGATGACTAATCTCCtaaaatgtgagagagagagagataatttgATTGAAATGTCTGCTTGCCTCTTATTCATTCCTTGCTGCATTTAAATACACTCTTCtgataacaataacaaccaattcaaataattcaaacaGTTGTAACAATTGGCTGAATATGATAACAACAATATCCTACTGACAACTAACCTAATCACCTAATCTCTCCGACACAATAGGAAGGATTTATTGATAACAATTCAAACGTATATTCAAATCTGAACAGCTAAACTAATTGATGAGGCCATGCTGCTGGAATTACTCAGCAGCAGAAACCTTATCTGCCATGTTGCCTTGGGACACAACACTTGCACATTTGATTTGCAGTGTTGCACAAGGGTATTACATTTCACATGTATATGATGCAAGTCTCACATCCCATACAGCCAGTTTAAATATAGCATGCCTAATGGCTCTAATCACAAAAAAGGAGGAACAAACCTATGTTCTCCTATATGTCATTTCTAACTCATAATCAGTCAATTTGAGACCAAATACTTGACAACCAAACTCCTACTTGGAAAACATTGCATGAATAGTCTCTCACACTTCTTTTTGGTTATGTAGTTCAAAATACTCCTCAAAAGAAGGGTGAAAGTTATTTTCATAGTATTGCTACAGCTTGAAGATACCCACCATCTTACCACCACCTTAGCTGTTAAACCTTGAAGCCAACCAAGCTGCAAAATGATTTCTAATTAAATAACACAGTTTGAAAGAATGCAGCTGAAAGATACTTTACAAATATGTCATAACACAAGTTATGAGATTTTGGCCAGTCACATTTTGtataaaaaccaatttttaagagcaaatatgatattattattttttggctaaaactGAGCAAATATGATATTAAGAATCAAAAGAAGACAAGGATATCTGTAGTAATCCCAATCAAGAGGACCCACTGCAATCTTGCTAAATTCAACAGCACTTGCTTCTATGCCAGAAAAAATGTATCCATTGGTCTTGTCTATCAGCTTCACAAGATTCCCTACACTCTCTTTATCCTGAAAAGCAACATCTAACTaagaacaccaaaaaaaaaaaaaaaaagcaatttcaAGAAGGAAAAACAGAGAGACTGGCAGACCTGAATATCTAAGGTCGAAAAATTGACAAGACTGAAGTCTTCTATCACATCACATAGCTCCTTAGTGAGTTTCCTGGAATAAGATTCACAAACAACTTACTTATACAAATGTTAATTTCTGAATACACATTCAGAAATAATATATCAGCTTTCAAAAGGGCATAGACAAGATACTGATTTTACTTAATTATCTTTCCATTTCTTATTAGCACCTCAATGGAAACACCAGAAAAGTCAGAAATTATTAATCAATTGTGTCTTGAATACCTTGACAATACCTTTTGTCATTATATGACTAAATATTGACTCAAGTTGTATAAGAGGtataataaaaactataaaactttGACACCACCAAGAGAATCAAAACCAAAGGTCCATATCTTTAAGCTGATTTCAATCTAACTAGGCATTTAGGCAACATGAAAGCATTTATTTGGTTTTCTTTAGGATGCACTGTACTGTGTCCAAGAAAGAGtagattttaaatttctatCATGACATCTAGTTAAACCacttattaatttaatgacacCAAAAGTTAATGTGGAAAATGTTGTGATATTCAAGTGAGTGGTGTGGTTTATTAAGTAGTGAGTCCAACATTGGATACTAATGAGAAGATTGAGTAGTTAATATCACATAACTGGGCCCAAACTCATAggcttaagcttttgggttaAGCAGTGTccctatatgttatattaacctcTCAATTGGAGTTTCCCCAAGGTATtctctcctaaaaaaaaaattacacgtATTCAACAGATGAATTTCCCTTGATATGTAGCTTCTTTAGGATGCAATATCTTGTCCATCAATATAGCAatctaatacaataaaatgaaaattttgagccATTATCATACCTAGAACCAAAATATCCACCTATCAGTACCAAATGATTCTTTTGATacattttgttcttttatttatttattatcattttttaataatggtCTCTTAATACCAAAATTGTTGGAAGAGAATTCATATTAATGTAATGGCTTTCTTCAATAATAATGCAATATTTCCATAATTTTTCAAGTGTAACCAACATTTGCAAAAGTTCACTCTAACTATCAAAAGGGATTGATGAATGCAACAATTCAAACCATAGCTGGACCTTGGCCGTCGCAAATAGAATAAATGCTGACCAGTCAGATTGACCCCTAGCCCAAGCCAGTCATTGAACCCTAACTAATTGCCTTAGGATGACTGGTCATCATGGTTtccattttatatttgttacaAGTTTTTACATTATGATATGCCACTGGTAACAGGGTTGAATTGCTGGTCAAAGCAACCCAAAAGAAAATGGAATAATCTAATCCTAAAGTTAAACCCCATCTAAAGCCAATAGGCAGTGCAATGATGGTAGGTGACAGCAAAAGTGCCATGAGAAGGCAGCACTTACATTAATTCAAGAGATGTGAAAACATATTAGGTGCCCCgtaaaaaatattgaaacacCTTCTCAGTAGCTTTATATCATTTGATATTAGAGGAACCTTACATACTAGATGTTAACTGATACATTCTAAGTCCGAAGTTTTAGTATTTGCGCCACTGTCATAATTCTATAAATATGCCAGATATGTTAGCAGGAATAACTGGTATATTCACTACAGTATGGCATTAAATGGAAAGGAAATACAAGCAATAAACAATTGGAACAATTGCAACATACTAATgaagaaaacaaatagaaaatttttaacaatGACACCCAAGTATGATTCAATATAGTGTGCATAGATTAAAAATCAAAGACTAATTTATACAAATTGCATAATGAATTCTACCCTAAATCATACCTGTATTTGGCAGAGCGAGGATCCTGATCAAGATGGTGTTGTAAATAAGATAAATCTTCCACATCGGTATAAAAATCAAGATTGAAAGCTGCAGCACACCAAAAAGTAACAATTAATAAAGCACAACCAACACTTTTATGATCATAGCATATATTTCATGCTTAATGTCAAAATAAGAAAAGCTATAACCACACCTAGCTTTCCATAGTTCTCAATTAAATCAATCTTGGATAAGACATTAATGTGTGGGAGTTCTAGATGTAGCATGGTTGACAAAGTGAGAAGCAATGCGCTAACATACTTCCCAGGGTCACTGCAAAGATGGGCATCAACTAAATGAACTGCAGTCAGCTGCATAAAACGAAGAATCCAATAAGATTTTTATAATCGAACATTGACACACAAGAAGATGAGGTCAATTCAGCTGTTCAGGGTCCTGAAAGATACCAAATATCATATAAACGTAGGAGACATAATCATACCCTAAGATTCAATTTCTTTATGAGTTTCATGATGACTGTCTTGGCATTGgagtgaagaaaaaatagttCAACCTGGCCGGGAAAATCAAAGAGAAGATAGTGATCTGCAAAGTTAATACCATCATTAAACAACATTGCATCCCAACATTTTATTATAGTTCAGTAGACcaacttaaaaaattgaaagcatgtaaatgaaagttcaaaaaaaaaaaaaaaaaggagagagagactCCAATTTCTAGAGACTACAAAGCttgaaattatataaaaaaatataagaaagcaCAAAGTTATCATTTATAGAgcctataaaattaaaaattttgaagtaaAGCCACAGTATACAAACCTTTGAGAAGGGGTTCCAATTTTGATTGCAGCCAATCAATATTTTTCTCCAGATAATCCATACAGTACACAAGGCCTGTTTGAGCATAGCAAAATAAACTTCAGGAACTGCATGACTAATACAGCAGATAAGTGACAAGCATGTTGAACAAGAGCACACACCTAAGTCCCACCACTTGGTTAGTCAAAACTCATAGAACACTTAAAGAGACTACAAACCATATAACAtattcaaaaatgaatttttaaattttcttttggtggGTAATGTTGGAGAAGATGTGGACATGAGAAAGGTAAACATTTTGCTGGATCCTTAGTACACTGCCTGTGCGCTTTGGTTCCTTGTATTAATGAagttttattacttatcaaaaaagaaaggtaaacatTATGTACATTTCCATTTTCAAAGGTGGCTTCGAAAGCCAAATGCAGTAGCtaactattcttcttcttcttttaatagAATGATaagttacacacacaaaaacccgGCAAATTTTGAACCCACCTAGTTGATAAGCATTACACAACCTTAACACATAAATACATTAAAGAACACTCATCGGATGCAAATTAACAAGGACGCACACACACGCTCACCTCCATTCGGACCAAGAGAATGCTCTGTCATTACATCACTTAGTTTTATAAGATCCTCAATGTTCACAGCGCATTCGTACCTATATAATTTCGTAAAGGAAACTTTATCTCAACACACtacaagcaaaataaaaaaaacaatataaacccatatatttttttgataatcctaTAAACCCAAATATATAATTGGAAAAGGATACGGCAAAGAGTCATTAGCAGGATCCAAATTGATAATAGCAACCTTCCTGTGCATACCAAAAACAAAGAACATTCACATTAATATCATACCTTACTATTTCCACATAGAAGAAGAAACATATAAACTCAAGCCCTTaagtatacaatttttttaattttccagcTAACTAAGAATAAGTTTACAAATTCGGGTCCAacgaaataaaaagaaaagagaccTTCCGATAAGTTTGAGAAACTGAGACATGCCGTTGCAGTAAGTGGTTTTCCCTGATCCTGGTGGACCAATCACCACCTGCCCAAACACCAtctctactctctctttctctttcttaaataaaaagaaaattattcgAATCGATGAAagaaaatgttcaaaatttaggttttagggttCATATGAGAGGGATTCAGGGTTTTAGCCTTTTAGGATAATGGGTCAAAAgccaaaaattacaaaaccaaatACAACATTCTAGTGTTTTGATGCGTAAGAGGATTCGCATTTCTTATTTATCACatctatttattaaaatattaatttaatattaatttcactAACTCTTTCtcattcttcctcttcattaaaaaaaatacttaaaaatgcCCACCCACCATtactagagaaaaaaaaaaagtgtatatatatatatatatatatatttttttaggaacacataaaaatgtatataaattgCTAcataaaaatttgcaattgtaacacaattgcaaatttttataaatgGCAAGACTAGGTAATGGGGGGTTTTGATGCACTGATGCTAAATATTACCAATATATGACATATACAATacccaatgtgaatgctctaatgatTAGGtattaaaaaagtttaaaaagtcactaaaatataaataaataaaaattggggtGCCATCATAAAAATAGGATGGCATTGTAGTACAATTGCAAAAAATGGAGGGTTTTGAGGCACTTGTGCTAAACATTATCAACATACATACTGCATATACAATacccaatgtgaatgctctaatagtTGGCACTAAAAAAgtcacaaaaatataaaattggggCATTCCGAGAATCGAACTCGGGACCTCTCGCACCCAAAGCGAGAATCATACCACTAGACCAAATGCCCACTTGTTTATAAGTTATGTAATAAACTTATATAACAACATTTTTGGCAgattatctaaatttttatacTGTTTTGATGGTGAACAgtgatatttagtttttttttacctacctactttttcaaatacactttccaacagattctctattattttctccatctcatttaaatattatttcttcttccattatttattctttttttaacaattatacatcttccaacatttttttattcaatagctgattattataatagaaaaaaacatATGAAGTGTGAACAGTAAAAGTTACAGTGTTCTTTATTTGTAGAAAAGTATTGTAGCAATTCTAATCTAAAAAATGGAAATGGAGTAGCTGTTGGAGTGGGTTTTGGGagtgttttctctccaaaattggctttaaaaaagttattggagatgctctaactCAATaataaggttaaaaaaaaaatagctttttaaaatatataagcTTCTGAGcactttaaaatatataagcTTGACAATAATGAAGCTGTTCATTATTTAACTTGGTTTCGTTCAGCAACACTGTCGTGTAATTTATTTACTGcaatgtttttctttgtttctttttatagGCTCTAGATTCCTTGTGGTGGGGGTGTATAATGTTGCCAGATCAACAAACACCTAGCCctccccttttcttttcaaatactTATGGGGGGTCGTGTTCGTGTGGTGCCAGATTATCACAAGCCCATGGACCACCCTGCCAGCCAGCTCCATTTTTCAAATGTGGTGATCCACCTGGTAGTTGAGCTCATCATTTTGGTTTTGGGGGTTCTCtgttaaaatattatgaatCTACTATGAGTCATTCCTCTTGCAACAAACGGGTTTGAAGAACCTTACTAACTgcataattg
The sequence above is drawn from the Quercus lobata isolate SW786 chromosome 12, ValleyOak3.0 Primary Assembly, whole genome shotgun sequence genome and encodes:
- the LOC115972053 gene encoding GPN-loop GTPase QQT1 produces the protein MVFGQVVIGPPGSGKTTYCNGMSQFLKLIGRKVAIINLDPANDSLPYECAVNIEDLIKLSDVMTEHSLGPNGGLVYCMDYLEKNIDWLQSKLEPLLKDHYLLFDFPGQVELFFLHSNAKTVIMKLIKKLNLRLTAVHLVDAHLCSDPGKYVSALLLTLSTMLHLELPHINVLSKIDLIENYGKLAFNLDFYTDVEDLSYLQHHLDQDPRSAKYRKLTKELCDVIEDFSLVNFSTLDIQDKESVGNLVKLIDKTNGYIFSGIEASAVEFSKIAVGPLDWDYYRVAAVQEKYIKDDENFD